The segment CCCGGAGGTTGTCGTAAAGGCTCTGGCTAATAAACAAGTCTACAAGTGCTGTACTCCAATTATAATCGGAGTTCAGAAAGCTCTTTATAAAACTAAAAAAATAAGCCCCTCCTATAAAATAGAAATAATAAATCATCTGTCAGACATTAAAAATATGTCTAAAAAAGCATACTTGTTTAATCCACAAAATTTAAAATTAAAAAATATAATACTTGGCAAACCAAACCCTATACAAGCCAAAGCTGCTATTGAATTTTTAAAAGACGCAGCTGTATTTGCTCTTAATAAGGAGATTGATGCAGTTGTAACTGCACCTGTAAACAAACATGCAATTAATGAGGCGGGCATTAAGTTTAGGGGACAGACAGAGTTTTTAGCAGCATGTACAAATACACATAAATATGCAATGCTTCTAACAAGTGAGAAAACCCGCATTATTCCCCTAACACGACACGTTCAAGTAAAAAACATTAATAAATTAATAAAAAAACAGTATATAATTGATACAATTGAACTGATTGATCAGAATAGTTTTCTGTTTGGCATACATAAACCAAGCATTGCAGTACTTGGCCTAAATCCTCATTGTGGAGATGGAGGCGCTATTGGGAACGAAGAAATAATGGAAATTATACCAGCAATCAATGAGACTCTAAAAAGTGGCATAAATGTCCATGGCCCTTTCTCTGCTGATGTATTTTTTGCGAGTTCTGAGTATAAGAAATATGATTTCATTTTGGCAATGTATCATGACCAAGGGCTTATACCTTTTAAGATGCTCTCTTTTGGCAAAGGTGTTAATGTAACAATAGGACTTCCAATTATCAGAACATCTCCTGACCACGGAACAGCATATGATATAGCCGGGCAGGGCATTGCAAATGAGGGAAGTTTAATAGAGGCAATTAAAATGGCTTCAAAGATGGCTATCATAAAACAATCTCTTCACAAGCAATGAATTTCTTCTCTCCAAATAGCATTAAGGAAGAACTCAAAAAAAACAATCTTCATCCGCAAAAAAAGTTTGGGCAGAACTTTCTTATAGACAGGAACATAGCCAATATAATAATCAACACTCTCAATATCAAAAAAAGCGATGTTATAGTTGAGATCGGTTCAGGACTAGGAGCCCTAACACACCTTATTGCTACTAAGGCAAAAAATGTAATAGCAGTGGAAACAGACACAAAACTACTTGATATTTCAAAGGACTTGCTCTCAGCATATAACAACATTGAATTCATCAATAAAGATATCTTAAAAACTAATTTTAATATTCATGGAAATTATAAGGTAGTAGGAAATATACCTTATTACATTACAACGCCTGTTATATTATTTCTTCTGGACATTATTCCAAGCCCAGAACTTTTCGTGCTAATGATCCAGAAAGAAGTGGCGCAACGACTTACAGCTAAGTCAGGATCCAAAACTTATGGCTCTCTATCAATCTTTGTGCAATATAGGTGCAGAGTAGAGATTGTTAAATATATAAAAAAGACTGCTTTTTATCCTCAGCCAGATGTGGATTCTGCTCTGGTAAAATTTACTCTTTTAGATGAACCGCCAGTTAAAGTAAAAAACGAAAGGTTGTTTTTTGCTATCATCCAGGCTGGTTTCATGTATAGAAGAAAAATGCTCATTAATGCAATATCAAGATATGCCAATTTAGGAATTGCTAGAGAAGAGTTAGAAAAGGCCTTTAAGTATCTTAAGTTATCTCCGAGTATTCGTGCAGAAAAACTCTCAATGTCTGAACTGGCAGACCTAAGTAATTATATTAAAAAGTAATATGGAGCTTCCTCAATCTCTCAACTAGTTTTTGATATGTTGTGTAATGTATCCCGTGTAGTCCTATTTCTGATGCGGCCTCAATATTTTTTTTAATATCATCTACAAACACACATTCATCCGGCTTTAACTTGAGCTTGTTTAATATGTCCATATACATTCTCTTACCAGGCTTCTTTTCTCCAACTTCGTATGAAAGGCTAACTGCATCAAACAAGTCAAAAATCTCCACCTGTTTAATATTAATTTCGAAATCCCATGGATTGGTGTTAGACAATAAACCGATTTTATAATTTCTTTTTAATTTTTTTATTAACTTGATGGTATCCTCTACAGAGGTGAATATATTACTATAAGCTTCTATAAATTCATCTTTTAAAATTGATAATCCACATGTTTTTTTAATAGCTGCAAACGTTTTATCAGAAGAAATGCCCCCTGATTCATATTTATCTATTAAACCTGAATCATAAATTAAACTATTCAGCTGCCCAAAGGATTTGTTTGTGTACTTTAAGAGTTTATTCAGAAATATATTATCATCAAAACGACAGATAACATTCCCGAAATCAAATATTATTGCTTTTATCATGCCCCTTAGAATACCTTATATGAACGTCCTATGCAATCTTTTGCATGAAAATCTTTGAAGGGAAAGTTTGATTTTGAGTAGGATTCGCTCTATAATCAGTTTCATATTAAACAACAAAAATAAGGAAACTGGTTTGAAAAATTACATATGGGAAATGTATGAGGCTAATATAGAGCTGCAGAGAGAATTATCAGATAAGCTGGGCATTATGCCAAATACATCTCAAATCCTTATAAATCGCGGGATAAAGGACATTCCTGCTGCAGAGAGTTTTCTGTATACTGCCATAAGCGCGTTATCAGACCC is part of the bacterium genome and harbors:
- the pdxA gene encoding 4-hydroxythreonine-4-phosphate dehydrogenase PdxA → MRDFMQKPVIAITLGDPGGIGPEVVVKALANKQVYKCCTPIIIGVQKALYKTKKISPSYKIEIINHLSDIKNMSKKAYLFNPQNLKLKNIILGKPNPIQAKAAIEFLKDAAVFALNKEIDAVVTAPVNKHAINEAGIKFRGQTEFLAACTNTHKYAMLLTSEKTRIIPLTRHVQVKNINKLIKKQYIIDTIELIDQNSFLFGIHKPSIAVLGLNPHCGDGGAIGNEEIMEIIPAINETLKSGINVHGPFSADVFFASSEYKKYDFILAMYHDQGLIPFKMLSFGKGVNVTIGLPIIRTSPDHGTAYDIAGQGIANEGSLIEAIKMASKMAIIKQSLHKQ
- the rsmA gene encoding 16S rRNA (adenine(1518)-N(6)/adenine(1519)-N(6))-dimethyltransferase RsmA translates to MNFFSPNSIKEELKKNNLHPQKKFGQNFLIDRNIANIIINTLNIKKSDVIVEIGSGLGALTHLIATKAKNVIAVETDTKLLDISKDLLSAYNNIEFINKDILKTNFNIHGNYKVVGNIPYYITTPVILFLLDIIPSPELFVLMIQKEVAQRLTAKSGSKTYGSLSIFVQYRCRVEIVKYIKKTAFYPQPDVDSALVKFTLLDEPPVKVKNERLFFAIIQAGFMYRRKMLINAISRYANLGIAREELEKAFKYLKLSPSIRAEKLSMSELADLSNYIKK
- a CDS encoding HAD family phosphatase, which gives rise to MIKAIIFDFGNVICRFDDNIFLNKLLKYTNKSFGQLNSLIYDSGLIDKYESGGISSDKTFAAIKKTCGLSILKDEFIEAYSNIFTSVEDTIKLIKKLKRNYKIGLLSNTNPWDFEINIKQVEIFDLFDAVSLSYEVGEKKPGKRMYMDILNKLKLKPDECVFVDDIKKNIEAASEIGLHGIHYTTYQKLVERLRKLHITF